From the Paenibacillus tianjinensis genome, the window TGTTTTAAGATGCTGAAGCTGAAGTCCGGCCATTTCTGTGCGGAAAACCGCCTCATTGATTTTACCGCCCCAAAACGCTTCAAGCAGCTTCTTCCACTCCCGGTTTCTGCCGATTCTCGGATACCCGAGACTGCTCGTTGTAATCTTGTTAGCCATTTTGAATCCCTCCTATTTTGAATAAATCATATGAATATCGTTGTTATACGCCGCACAGGAATATCAGGCTAAGTGCATGTATCTCTGGCTCTACCTCTGACATTGGCTCAAGCTCTGCCGCTGCCCGCTTACCTAATCTGATGCCATCATACTGAATCGCAAGGGGCTGCCGCAACAGATTCCTGGCTTTCCAGCTATACACATTCCCTATAGCTGGTGCCGCCAGGAACTTCTAAGCACTGCTGATGCCGCATAAGCCCATGCACTTTCTCCACACGATTTCCACTCCAAAAGACCGGAAACAACGGAGAGGACGCACAAAAACGGCAATACATTCCCTTAACCGGGTGGCATTGCCGTTCCAATGAACGGGCTATAAATTAGGTTTATGGGTAACGCTCTGTCCGCTGCTTAGAACCAGATCAGATAGACCACTAAGGCCAGCAGAATCCGGTAAATCGCGAACGGCAGCAGCTTGATCCGGTTAATCAGCTTCAGGAAGAAGCGCATCGAGATCAGTGCGAACAGAAAGGCGCTAATAAAGCCGAATATAAAAAACGGCAGCGCATCCAGCGTGAAATACTGCCAGTTCTTGATCAGTGAAATCAGACTCGCACCGGCCATGATCGGTACCGCCATAATAAAGGTGAAATCCGCCGCGGCCCGGTGGCTCATCCCCAGCAGCACGCCTCCAGATATCGTCGAGCCGGAGCGTGAGAAGCCCGGCCAGAGGGAAATGCACTGGATCAAACCGACTGATATCGCCTGCCGGTATGTAATTTGATCGACACTTTCTGTTTTGACCTTCTTAGGGGCAAAACGGTCGGCGCAGATCATGAACACCGCCCCGACTACCAGCCCGATCAGTACCGTCGAGGTCGAGAACAGGTGTTCATCAATATAATCCTCGAACAGAAAGCCGAAGATCCCCGCCGGAATAAGTCCCACAATGACCTGCGCCAGCTTCAGCCGGCCTTCCGTCTCCACCTGCGGCACGCCTTCCGGTACAGCCGTCATCTCCTTGCGGCTGAACCGCTTGAGGCCCAGCAGATCAATAAACCGGTTGCGGAAGATAATGACCACCGCCAGAATTGATCCCAGCTGGATTACAACCTTGAACGTGTTCGCTGTGTATTTTCCCAGAAACTCCTGCGATTTCAGCCACATATCATCAACGATGATCATATGGCCTGTGGAGGAAACCGGAGCAAACTCGGTCAAACCTTCTACAATACCCAGAATAATAGCTTTAATAATGGTTAGCAGCTCCATGTTTATCCCTCCTTATGTTTAAGCTTTTCCACGCGCTTTGCCCGCTGTCTGGCGTCTGCGGAAATACAGCAGTCCCAGTACAAGAACCCCGGCAACAAGCACGGCGTATACGATGTTCGAGTATGTGTCCATATATACTGCAATATCCTCCCATGATTCTCCCAGGGCCGCACCCAGCGAGATGAGCAGCAGGTTCCAGGCCAGTGTGCCGATGGTGGTGAACAGCAGGAAGTGGCCGAATTTCATCCCGGACATCCCGGCCGGAATCGAAATCAGACTGCGCACCAGCGGAATCATCCGGCAGAACAGCACGGTCCAGTAGCCGTATTTATCAAACCAGGCATCGGCCCGGCGGATATCCTTGGCGCTGATCCGGATCCATCCGCCCCAGCGTTCGACGATCCGCTC encodes:
- a CDS encoding undecaprenyl-diphosphate phosphatase; translated protein: MELLTIIKAIILGIVEGLTEFAPVSSTGHMIIVDDMWLKSQEFLGKYTANTFKVVIQLGSILAVVIIFRNRFIDLLGLKRFSRKEMTAVPEGVPQVETEGRLKLAQVIVGLIPAGIFGFLFEDYIDEHLFSTSTVLIGLVVGAVFMICADRFAPKKVKTESVDQITYRQAISVGLIQCISLWPGFSRSGSTISGGVLLGMSHRAAADFTFIMAVPIMAGASLISLIKNWQYFTLDALPFFIFGFISAFLFALISMRFFLKLINRIKLLPFAIYRILLALVVYLIWF
- a CDS encoding DedA family protein is translated as MKTWITDFMEQFGYAGILLMLALENIFPPIPSEIILPFGGFMTTTSGMTITGVLIAATAGSLLGAVVLYWIGRMLDVSRLERIVERWGGWIRISAKDIRRADAWFDKYGYWTVLFCRMIPLVRSLISIPAGMSGMKFGHFLLFTTIGTLAWNLLLISLGAALGESWEDIAVYMDTYSNIVYAVLVAGVLVLGLLYFRRRQTAGKARGKA